From Terriglobales bacterium, one genomic window encodes:
- a CDS encoding antibiotic biosynthesis monooxygenase, translating into MFVIVWEFRVRTGCEAEFELHYRHDGTWAQLFRLDPAYQGTTLLRDPVVPGRYLTLDHWENSQSYDSFRQSFAQAYAEIDASMEHMTESETKLGVFEPA; encoded by the coding sequence ATGTTTGTCATTGTGTGGGAGTTCCGCGTTCGCACCGGATGTGAGGCAGAATTCGAACTGCATTATCGGCATGACGGAACATGGGCGCAGCTCTTTCGTCTCGATCCCGCATATCAGGGAACCACTCTATTGCGTGATCCCGTGGTCCCCGGGCGCTATCTCACCCTCGACCATTGGGAGAACTCCCAGTCTTACGACAGCTTCCGGCAGAGCTTCGCTCAGGCCTACGCCGAAATCGATGCAAGCATGGAACACATGACTGAATCTGAGACGAAATTGGGAGTATTTGAACCGGCGTGA